The region TGAGCGTATTCCTCGTCCGTCAGCTTGCCGGGCTTATTCAGCAGCTCTGAGGGAATCTTCAGCTTGCCGATGTCATGCAGAGTTGCAGCCATAGAGAGCACGGACAGCTCCGCTTCACTCATCTCCAGCCATCTGCCGATCAGGGTAGAGAGCACCGCAACGCCGACATTGTGCTCATATGTATAATCATCCTTCCCCTGCACCGAATGGAACAAGGCGAAGATATCCGGGTTGCGCGAGATTTCCTGAATGACCGGAAGCACCTCCTTGCGGATATCCGCCAGCGGGATTTTGCGGGAGATTCGGTAAGATTCGAATAATTCCTTGGACAGGTCCACTGTACTGTTGACCATCTTTTGGTAGGAGGGCGCCTGGTCAGCCTCATCTGCAAAAAGGATGTCGAATCTGTCGATTTTTTGTTTGCGGATTAGCTCCAGATGCTCGGCATTCAGTCTGCTTCCCGCCGGAATTACAGTCACTCCATAGGCATTAATCAGGTCATTCTTAATCGTTCTTCCCAGATCATTGTCCATATTATCCAGCTCTCCCCTATAACCGCAGCTATGTATTCATTGCCCATATAGCTATTATCGGTTGCAGACCGGGAAAAGCTGAAAGGTAGACCGTAAACCTTACATACTCAGGCTTCTTCTTCCTGCTTGCGGTATTCTCTTGGCGTGAGGCCGGCGGTTTTCTTGAAAACACGGCTGAAATACTTCTCATCCTCATAGCCCACCAGCTCCGCGATCTGCGACAGCCGCAGATTCGTATTCTGGAGCAGCGCCTTCGCCTTCTCCACCCGGAGGCCGGTCAGATAATCCGACAGATTCTCCCCCGTGACCTGCTTGAATTTGCGCGACACATTCTCCCTGCTGATGAAAAAGCGTTCCGCAATATGCTGCAGCGTCATCTCCTGCGCATAGTTCCGGTCCAGGTACTCCCTGATCTCCTGGACGAGCCGGCTGTCCGGCGCTTGCGGGCTGCTCTTGGATAAGCGGTGCAGCAGCGATTTCAGCCGGAACTGCCAGTTCTCCACCGAGAACAGCCCCTCGGCGTCATAACAGTGCTCCAGGCTGAGCTCCTCCTCCGGCCTCCAGCGCTTCAGAACCTCCAGAATCTCCGTCTGCTGCTGGAGCAGAACGCGCTCCGTGAGCAGCGGCAGCCCGGCCAGATGCCCGGCCCACTCCTCGACCACCCGCTCCATCCGCTCCAGATCGCCGGACAATACGGCGATTCTAAGCTTATCCAGCCGTTCCTCCAGGCCGTAGTCGTTTGTAGGTCTACTCCCGTCCCCGTAACCTCTGAAGGGATGGATTCGCCCGTCCCGCTGCAATAGATTCCGCTCCGCAAGCGCCTGGCCTGCCTGTTCAAAAGCAGACCGCAGCCCCTCCGGCAACGGGTTCAGCGGACTAAGCCCGATATCCAGCTGAACGCCAAACGTCTGGCGGATGGCTTCATTCATCCGGTTA is a window of Paenibacillus sp. FSL H3-0469 DNA encoding:
- a CDS encoding response regulator, with protein sequence MKVLIVDDEKHVREAIRYFVPWDSYNISGIYEATNGQEATRIMQEHQPAVVFTDMRMPLMDGAELLEWLHRHYPHTKTIVISGYQDFNYVKPAIVYGGTDYLLKPLNSKQLIASAEHAFKLWMEEEAERKRRQRQNMQLNALRPLYWDKMLSDLVSGQASFHELKLSLCEELGMPIGAQECRIAVIPLQAADCHLLRRFRGDVALTAFVLANVCNEVMAADQSGYAFRNWQGGGELVVLLWSAVTQAEEMLNRMNEAIRQTFGVQLDIGLSPLNPLPEGLRSAFEQAGQALAERNLLQRDGRIHPFRGYGDGSRPTNDYGLEERLDKLRIAVLSGDLERMERVVEEWAGHLAGLPLLTERVLLQQQTEILEVLKRWRPEEELSLEHCYDAEGLFSVENWQFRLKSLLHRLSKSSPQAPDSRLVQEIREYLDRNYAQEMTLQHIAERFFISRENVSRKFKQVTGENLSDYLTGLRVEKAKALLQNTNLRLSQIAELVGYEDEKYFSRVFKKTAGLTPREYRKQEEEA
- a CDS encoding HD-GYP domain-containing protein, with the translated sequence MDNDLGRTIKNDLINAYGVTVIPAGSRLNAEHLELIRKQKIDRFDILFADEADQAPSYQKMVNSTVDLSKELFESYRISRKIPLADIRKEVLPVIQEISRNPDIFALFHSVQGKDDYTYEHNVGVAVLSTLIGRWLEMSEAELSVLSMAATLHDIGKLKIPSELLNKPGKLTDEEYAQVKKHTVYGYEILKETAGANSRIALVALQHHERNDGKGYPLGLKDEQIDPYSKIVAVADIFHAMSSKRPYHEPTPFHMIVDQMRRGSFGALDPHIVTVFLENIVKRSVGREVVLTDGRVGEIVYLNPHDIETPLIRIGDEYIDLSKRTELNIREISL